The Clostridium botulinum BKT015925 genome includes the window AATCTTTCTTGTATTATTTTTGTTATATTTCCTTTTGCACCTCTACGAACTAAAATGCAAGCATTAAGTGTATTTTCTCCAAAATAGCCATCAATTATTAAACCTTTATTAAACTGTCTATTTAATTCCATTTGGAGTTCTTTTACTAATTGTCCACTTATGCTTTCCTTCCACAATTTATCATTATTATCAGTCTTTGAAGGTGAATAATTGGCTCCTCTGTTTCCAATAAATATTTCTTCTGTAAAATCATCTGCATCACATGGATTTGGAACACCTGGTACCCGTTCTTTATCTGTATATTGGAATCCTACCCAACTATTCCATATTCCATTATTTCCAGGATTACTAACTCCGTAATGTGCTATCCATAAAGGATATTTTGCTAATCTTCTATCTAATTTTTCTGTTGCAAAAGAAGTATAGGTGTAAACTATACAATCATATCCACTTATTCTTTTCATTTCTTGTAAAAATTCTAAACACCTATTGGTAACTTCGTTTTTTGATCTAGTTGAAGTTTCTACATCTAAAACTGGTAATACATCTAACTGTTTACCTTTTATAGCATTCCAAAAATCTCGTGCTTGTTCAGTAGGATTTGTTTTATCACTAAAAAAATGATAAAATCCTATTTTAAAACCTGCGTCCTTACAACCTATATAATGTCTTTCAAACATTGAATCTATAAAATCAACACCTTCTGTAGCTTTTATTATAACAACCTCTTTAGTCTCTCTTACCTTTTTGTAGTCAATTCCTGTCTGCCATTTAGAAATATCAATTCCTTTAATATCTTTACTACTTCTACTTTGCATCAAAAATTCTCTCCTTTAATTTTTTCTCTAAAAAAGAGCAGAAATATTTCCTTATCTTGTATAATATACATTTTCGACTAACTTTGACACTTGTTTTATCATTGAAAAATAAAAAATAAATAATTAATTTTTCTATTTACGTACATACTAGTAATAAGGAGGGATTGTATATGTATGATGCTAAAGAGAAAGAAGAATTAGAAGATAATACTTCTATAACTCAAGGATATTGTGTTTCTGATAGGAGTTATTTTGGGGAAATTCAAAATGAAAAATTAACAAATCTAAAATCTTCATATGTTCCAAAAGAAGGGTTACTTAACGACTTTAACTTTGAATAGTAACATATAAAAAGAGCAGGTAAATGCTCTTTTTATATGTTACTTGGACAAATACCATCTTGATTTTTCATAATCTTCATTAAAGCCTATTCTTTTATATAAAGTCAATGCTTTATAATTTTGAGGATTTACATTTATTTTTACAAAACACTTATCTTTTTTATATAATAGATTTAATAAATATTTCAAAAAAAGCGTACCATATCCTTTGTTTTGATGCTCTGGCAATATACCAAAGTTAACTATAAATGGAACTCCTTCTCTTAATATAATTTGTCCGTATCCAATGTATACCTTGCCTTTTTTCATAAATATAGATGCATCTTCGCAATAATATTCTTGCATTTCATCATAATAAATATCTTCAATTCTTAATGGCAATCTATCTTTTGAATCGAACACAGTATTTTGTATAAAACAACGAATAGGTTCATCCCTGCCTCTAATAAACTTTTTAAAAGATATATCATCTGAAATATATATATCTTTTATTTTCTTTAGTTGTTGACTCATTTCCATTATTCCATGTTTCTTTTCAAATCCTAAACTAGATAAAATGTCAAAATTATAGTTATTTTTTTGACATTGATATATTAGTGGATACGAAACATCCATATTATCTATTAAGTATGAATACTCATATAATAATTTACTACTTTCAATTATGTACATAGAATTAATTTTACATACATTATTAATCTTATTTCCTAACCAAATATAGCCTATATACTTATTTTCTTTTTTTAACAGTCTTAATTTCTTTCTCAGTAAAAGTAGTTGAACATTATTTAAATTATAATATGATTCTAAAAAATCTTTATTTAATTTGTTAAATTTAAACCTAAGTTCATTTAAATTACTAAATTCATTTAGGTTGCTTTTATTAAGCATGTCTAAATTATACATATTCCAACCTCTTTGAGATAAATTATTGTAACTATTACATTTTAAATATATACTAAAAGGACTATATATATTACCTTCCCTATAATAAAAATAATGCACAAGAAAGAGTATAGTATCCCTGTGCATTATTTTAAAAGACTATTCTGCTTCTTTTATACTTAGACTTAACCTTTTACCATCTTTATTTACACTTAAAATTTTTGCTTTAACTTCTTCATCTACTTTTAATACATCGCTTGGTTTATTTATTCTTTTATAGCTTATTTCAGAAACGTGTACTAATCCATCTACACCAGGCTCTAACTGTACAAAGGCACCAAAGTCAGCAAATCGAACTACTTTTCCTAAAACAATAGATCCTATAGGGTATTTTTCTTCTATATTAGTCCATGGATCTTCAGTTAATTTCTTAATAGATAAAGACAATTTTTTATTTTCTTTATCTATATCTAATATACATACTTTAACTTTTTCACCTATTTTTAAAACATCTTCAGGTTTTTCTACCCTACCCCAAGAAATTTCAGAAACATGTAATAATCCATCTATACCATTTACATCTACAAATGCTCCAAAAGAAGTTAATCTTCTAATTTCACCTTCTACAACTTGATCTTTTTCAAGTGAATTCCATGCTCCTTCTTTTTTTTGTGCTTGTGCTTTAACTAATAATTCTCTTCTAGATGCTACAATTTTTGTTCCTTTTCTATTAACTTTGAACTCTATAATTTTAACTTGCATGTCTTGTCCTATATAAGTACTTAAATCATCTACATGAAAAAGCTCTACATGTGATGCAGGAACAAATACTCTAACCCCTTTATATCTTCCTATAATTCCTCCATTAACAGATTCTTTTATAGATATTGTTATTTCACCTTTATTATTAAAAGCATTTTCTATTTCTTTAAAGGCTTCTTCTCTTTCAATTTCTATTTTTGATAGTACTATACAATCATCACTATTTTTAAGACTTATTACCTTAGCTTCTACCTCATCACCTACATTGAATAAATCCTTTATTAAGACATCTTCATCTCTAGTAGCTTCTTTTAAAGGAATGATACCATCTTTTTTATACCCTATATTAACAAAGGCCTCTTTTTCATTTAATGATATAATTTGTCCTTTTACAGTATCACCTATAGCTACTTGAATATCATTTTGTTCCATGTAAGCTAGTTGCTCATTTAATTCTGAATTAGTGTGTTCACTCATTTTTAATATTGCCTCCTTTATAATCCAATCAGGTGTTGAAGCTCCTGCTGTAACACCTATATTATTGCTAGAATTTATTAATTCTTTAGGTATTTGTTCTACATTTTCAACATGAACAGTATTTTTACAGTTTTTCTTACAAATTTCATATAGTTTAGTTGTATTAGAACTATGAAATCCGCCAATTACAACCATAGTGTCTACATTCTGTGATAATATAGATGCAGCTTCTTGTCTTATTTTGGTAGCACTACATATGGTATTAAAAGTTATAAGTTCATCACATAAAGGCTTTATTTTTTTAGTTACCTTTTCAAAATTTTCTTGCTTTTCGGTAGTTTGAGCTACTATACATACTTTTGCTGGTAACTTTCTAATATTTAATCCATCTTTAGATATAATGGCCGTATCATTACAATAACCATTTATACCTATTACTTCAGGATGATTTGAATCACCAACTATAACTATTTTATAACCCAGCTCATAATATTTTTTTACTCTTTCATGTATATGTGCTACATAAGGACATGTAGCATCAGCTATTATAAATTTTTTTTCTTTCAAAATATCCAAAACTTTAGGCGTTATTCCATGAGACCTTATTACTATAACATCATTTTCTTTTAAGCTATCTAAATCTCCTAATTCTATAGAATTAATATCTTTAGAGTTTAAAAATTTAACAACATCATTGTTATGTATTAATGGTCCTAATGTATATATTGGTTTATTATATTTTTTTCTACAATTTAAGGCTGTATCTACAGCTCTATTAACACCAAAACAAAAACCTGCTTTATCTGCTAATTGGATCTTTCTCATAAAATCACTACCTTATTTATTAAGTTTACTACTTATAACAGAACAAATTTCATCTACAACTTCCTGTATAGACATTTTAGTTGTATCTATTTCCATAGCATCTTCAGCTTTAGTTAATGGATTTACTTCTCTATTACAATCTATATAATCTCTTTTCTTTATTTCCTCTAAAATATTATCATAATTTACTTTTATATGTTTTGCACATAATTCTTTATAACGTCTTGATGCTCTTTCTTCTGAAGATGCATTTAAATAAAATTTAAATGGTGCATCCTTTAATACAACTGTTCCAATGTCACGACCATCCATTATAACATTATACTTTTC containing:
- a CDS encoding bifunctional 4-hydroxy-3-methylbut-2-enyl diphosphate reductase/30S ribosomal protein S1; this translates as MRKIQLADKAGFCFGVNRAVDTALNCRKKYNKPIYTLGPLIHNNDVVKFLNSKDINSIELGDLDSLKENDVIVIRSHGITPKVLDILKEKKFIIADATCPYVAHIHERVKKYYELGYKIVIVGDSNHPEVIGINGYCNDTAIISKDGLNIRKLPAKVCIVAQTTEKQENFEKVTKKIKPLCDELITFNTICSATKIRQEAASILSQNVDTMVVIGGFHSSNTTKLYEICKKNCKNTVHVENVEQIPKELINSSNNIGVTAGASTPDWIIKEAILKMSEHTNSELNEQLAYMEQNDIQVAIGDTVKGQIISLNEKEAFVNIGYKKDGIIPLKEATRDEDVLIKDLFNVGDEVEAKVISLKNSDDCIVLSKIEIEREEAFKEIENAFNNKGEITISIKESVNGGIIGRYKGVRVFVPASHVELFHVDDLSTYIGQDMQVKIIEFKVNRKGTKIVASRRELLVKAQAQKKEGAWNSLEKDQVVEGEIRRLTSFGAFVDVNGIDGLLHVSEISWGRVEKPEDVLKIGEKVKVCILDIDKENKKLSLSIKKLTEDPWTNIEEKYPIGSIVLGKVVRFADFGAFVQLEPGVDGLVHVSEISYKRINKPSDVLKVDEEVKAKILSVNKDGKRLSLSIKEAE
- a CDS encoding GNAT family N-acetyltransferase translates to MYNLDMLNKSNLNEFSNLNELRFKFNKLNKDFLESYYNLNNVQLLLLRKKLRLLKKENKYIGYIWLGNKINNVCKINSMYIIESSKLLYEYSYLIDNMDVSYPLIYQCQKNNYNFDILSSLGFEKKHGIMEMSQQLKKIKDIYISDDISFKKFIRGRDEPIRCFIQNTVFDSKDRLPLRIEDIYYDEMQEYYCEDASIFMKKGKVYIGYGQIILREGVPFIVNFGILPEHQNKGYGTLFLKYLLNLLYKKDKCFVKINVNPQNYKALTLYKRIGFNEDYEKSRWYLSK
- a CDS encoding GH25 family lysozyme, producing MQSRSSKDIKGIDISKWQTGIDYKKVRETKEVVIIKATEGVDFIDSMFERHYIGCKDAGFKIGFYHFFSDKTNPTEQARDFWNAIKGKQLDVLPVLDVETSTRSKNEVTNRCLEFLQEMKRISGYDCIVYTYTSFATEKLDRRLAKYPLWIAHYGVSNPGNNGIWNSWVGFQYTDKERVPGVPNPCDADDFTEEIFIGNRGANYSPSKTDNNDKLWKESISGQLVKELQMELNRQFNKGLIIDGYFGENTLNACILVRRGAKGNITKIIQERLLAKGYRIGIYGADGIFGPETERAVKNLQKNYGLQIDGIVGKETWQALFRR